Proteins encoded together in one Ictidomys tridecemlineatus isolate mIctTri1 chromosome 3, mIctTri1.hap1, whole genome shotgun sequence window:
- the Aste1 gene encoding single-strand DNA endonuclease ASTE1 isoform X3, which translates to MGIRGLMSFVEDHSNEFFTDLKLRDTKIIIDGYALFHRLCFNSNLELRYGGDYDSFAEVVENFFESLFACNICPYVVLDGGCDISDKKLITLKDRAREKIQMAHSLSIGGGGCVCPLLIREVFLQVLIKLQVCFVQCFSEADRDIMTLANHWNCPVLSSDSDFCIFDLKTGFCPLNGFQWRNLNTIKGTQNYYIPAKCFSLDALCHYFSNMNKALLPLFAVLCGNDHINLPIIETFLSKVRLPLRATSSKGRRHHRVLGLLNWLSHFADPTEALDNVLKYLPKKDRENVKELLCCSMEEYQQSQVKLQDFFQNGTYVCPDALNLGLPEWVLVALSKGQLSPFISDALVLRRTILQTQVENMQRPNAHKISQPIRQVIYGLLLNSLSHVENMSWSALPHQSLAFSEVERIHQNIKTSIVHAVELPKDHADLSKLTKKPHGLPC; encoded by the exons ATGGGTATCCGAGGACTAATGAGTTTCGTGGAAGATCACAGTAATGAGTTCTTCACTGATTTGAAGTTGCGGGACACAAAAATTATCATTGATGGCTATGCTCTTTTCCACCGACTTTGCTTCAATTCAAATTTGGAGCTTCGGTATGGAGGGGACTATGATTCTTTTGCAGAAGTTGTAGAAAACTTCTTTGAATCACTGTTTGCTTGTAATATATGCCCGTATGTTGTATTAGATGGAGGATGTGACATTTCAGATAAAAAGCTTATAACTTTAAAGGATCGAGCTAGAGAGAAGATTCAGATGGCCCATTCCCTATCTATTGGtgggggtgggtgtgtgtgtcccTTACTCATCCGTGAAGTGTTCCTACAGGTTTTGATCAAGCTGCAAGTATGTTTTGTCCAGTGCTTTTCAGAAGCAGATCGGGATATTATGACACTTGCCAATCATTGGAATTGCCCTGTGTTATCATCAGATAGTGACTTTTGCATTTTTGACCTGAAAACAGGGTTTTGTCCATTGAATGGCTTCCAGTGGAGAAATTTGAACACTATTAAAGGCACACAAAACTACTATATTCCTGCCAAATGCTTTTCCCTTGATGCACTCTGCCATTACTTCAGCAATATGAACAAAGCTCTACTACCTCTCTTCGCAGTACTGTGTGGGAATGACCATATTAATCTGCCCATCATAGAGACATTCTTAAGTAAAGTACGCCTTCCTCTTAGAGCTACTAGTTCTAAGGGAAGGAGACACCACCGAGTTCTGGGACTTCTGAACTGGTTGTCTCATTTTGCTGACCCCACCGAAGCACTAGATAATGTTCTGAAATACCTCCCAAAAAAGGATCGAGAAAATGTTAAGGAACTTCTCTGCTGTTCCATGGAGGAATACCAGCAGTCCCAGGTGAAGTTGCAGGACTTCTTCCAAAATGGTACTTATGTTTGTCCAGATGCCTTGAATCTCGGTTTACCAGAATGGGTACTAGTGGCTTTATCCAAAGGCCAGCTGTCTCCTTTCATCAGTGATGCTCTGGTGCTAAGACGGACCATTCTTCAAACACAGGTAGAAAACATGCAGAGACCAAATGCCCACAAAATATCTCAGCCCATCCGGCAAGTTATCTATGGgcttcttttaaattctttgtcaCATGTAGAAAACATGTCCTGGAGTGCCTTGCCTCATCAGTCTCTAGCTTTCAGTGAAGTAGAAAGGATTCATCAAAACATCAAAACATCAATTGTTCATGCAGTAGAACTGCCTAAAGATCATGCTGATTTGAGCAAATTGACCAAG AAACCACATGGGTTACCATGTTAG
- the Aste1 gene encoding single-strand DNA endonuclease ASTE1 isoform X1, with protein MGIRGLMSFVEDHSNEFFTDLKLRDTKIIIDGYALFHRLCFNSNLELRYGGDYDSFAEVVENFFESLFACNICPYVVLDGGCDISDKKLITLKDRAREKIQMAHSLSIGGGGCVCPLLIREVFLQVLIKLQVCFVQCFSEADRDIMTLANHWNCPVLSSDSDFCIFDLKTGFCPLNGFQWRNLNTIKGTQNYYIPAKCFSLDALCHYFSNMNKALLPLFAVLCGNDHINLPIIETFLSKVRLPLRATSSKGRRHHRVLGLLNWLSHFADPTEALDNVLKYLPKKDRENVKELLCCSMEEYQQSQVKLQDFFQNGTYVCPDALNLGLPEWVLVALSKGQLSPFISDALVLRRTILQTQVENMQRPNAHKISQPIRQVIYGLLLNSLSHVENMSWSALPHQSLAFSEVERIHQNIKTSIVHAVELPKDHADLSKLTKVSFVRRQMLLLETLKVKQTILEPIPTSLKLPIAVSCYWLQHTEAKAKLHHLQALLLGMLMGPLHAIINSPGNVNPAPWQAQCLAA; from the exons ATGGGTATCCGAGGACTAATGAGTTTCGTGGAAGATCACAGTAATGAGTTCTTCACTGATTTGAAGTTGCGGGACACAAAAATTATCATTGATGGCTATGCTCTTTTCCACCGACTTTGCTTCAATTCAAATTTGGAGCTTCGGTATGGAGGGGACTATGATTCTTTTGCAGAAGTTGTAGAAAACTTCTTTGAATCACTGTTTGCTTGTAATATATGCCCGTATGTTGTATTAGATGGAGGATGTGACATTTCAGATAAAAAGCTTATAACTTTAAAGGATCGAGCTAGAGAGAAGATTCAGATGGCCCATTCCCTATCTATTGGtgggggtgggtgtgtgtgtcccTTACTCATCCGTGAAGTGTTCCTACAGGTTTTGATCAAGCTGCAAGTATGTTTTGTCCAGTGCTTTTCAGAAGCAGATCGGGATATTATGACACTTGCCAATCATTGGAATTGCCCTGTGTTATCATCAGATAGTGACTTTTGCATTTTTGACCTGAAAACAGGGTTTTGTCCATTGAATGGCTTCCAGTGGAGAAATTTGAACACTATTAAAGGCACACAAAACTACTATATTCCTGCCAAATGCTTTTCCCTTGATGCACTCTGCCATTACTTCAGCAATATGAACAAAGCTCTACTACCTCTCTTCGCAGTACTGTGTGGGAATGACCATATTAATCTGCCCATCATAGAGACATTCTTAAGTAAAGTACGCCTTCCTCTTAGAGCTACTAGTTCTAAGGGAAGGAGACACCACCGAGTTCTGGGACTTCTGAACTGGTTGTCTCATTTTGCTGACCCCACCGAAGCACTAGATAATGTTCTGAAATACCTCCCAAAAAAGGATCGAGAAAATGTTAAGGAACTTCTCTGCTGTTCCATGGAGGAATACCAGCAGTCCCAGGTGAAGTTGCAGGACTTCTTCCAAAATGGTACTTATGTTTGTCCAGATGCCTTGAATCTCGGTTTACCAGAATGGGTACTAGTGGCTTTATCCAAAGGCCAGCTGTCTCCTTTCATCAGTGATGCTCTGGTGCTAAGACGGACCATTCTTCAAACACAGGTAGAAAACATGCAGAGACCAAATGCCCACAAAATATCTCAGCCCATCCGGCAAGTTATCTATGGgcttcttttaaattctttgtcaCATGTAGAAAACATGTCCTGGAGTGCCTTGCCTCATCAGTCTCTAGCTTTCAGTGAAGTAGAAAGGATTCATCAAAACATCAAAACATCAATTGTTCATGCAGTAGAACTGCCTAAAGATCATGCTGATTTGAGCAAATTGACCAAG GTCTCCTTCGTTAGGCGGCAGATGCTTCTGTTAGAAACCCTAAAGGTGAAACAGACCATCCTGGAGCCAATCCCTACTTCTCTTAAGTTGCCTATTGCTGTCAGTTGCTACTGGTTGCAGCACACAGAGGCCAAGGCAAAGCTACATCATCTACAAGCCCTTCTGTTGGGGATGCTGATGGGGCCTTTGCATGCCATAATCAACAGCCCTG gaaatGTGAACCCTGCACCCTGGCAGGCTCAGTGCCTTGCTGCTTGA
- the Aste1 gene encoding single-strand DNA endonuclease ASTE1 isoform X2 encodes MGIRGLMSFVEDHSNEFFTDLKLRDTKIIIDGYALFHRLCFNSNLELRYGGDYDSFAEVVENFFESLFACNICPYVVLDGGCDISDKKLITLKDRAREKIQMAHSLSIGGGGCVCPLLIREVFLQVLIKLQVCFVQCFSEADRDIMTLANHWNCPVLSSDSDFCIFDLKTGFCPLNGFQWRNLNTIKGTQNYYIPAKCFSLDALCHYFSNMNKALLPLFAVLCGNDHINLPIIETFLSKVRLPLRATSSKGRRHHRVLGLLNWLSHFADPTEALDNVLKYLPKKDRENVKELLCCSMEEYQQSQVKLQDFFQNGTYVCPDALNLGLPEWVLVALSKGQLSPFISDALVLRRTILQTQVENMQRPNAHKISQPIRQVIYGLLLNSLSHVENMSWSALPHQSLAFSEVERIHQNIKTSIVHAVELPKDHADLSKLTKWFSATTFCHDVLSLTMDSEQRT; translated from the exons ATGGGTATCCGAGGACTAATGAGTTTCGTGGAAGATCACAGTAATGAGTTCTTCACTGATTTGAAGTTGCGGGACACAAAAATTATCATTGATGGCTATGCTCTTTTCCACCGACTTTGCTTCAATTCAAATTTGGAGCTTCGGTATGGAGGGGACTATGATTCTTTTGCAGAAGTTGTAGAAAACTTCTTTGAATCACTGTTTGCTTGTAATATATGCCCGTATGTTGTATTAGATGGAGGATGTGACATTTCAGATAAAAAGCTTATAACTTTAAAGGATCGAGCTAGAGAGAAGATTCAGATGGCCCATTCCCTATCTATTGGtgggggtgggtgtgtgtgtcccTTACTCATCCGTGAAGTGTTCCTACAGGTTTTGATCAAGCTGCAAGTATGTTTTGTCCAGTGCTTTTCAGAAGCAGATCGGGATATTATGACACTTGCCAATCATTGGAATTGCCCTGTGTTATCATCAGATAGTGACTTTTGCATTTTTGACCTGAAAACAGGGTTTTGTCCATTGAATGGCTTCCAGTGGAGAAATTTGAACACTATTAAAGGCACACAAAACTACTATATTCCTGCCAAATGCTTTTCCCTTGATGCACTCTGCCATTACTTCAGCAATATGAACAAAGCTCTACTACCTCTCTTCGCAGTACTGTGTGGGAATGACCATATTAATCTGCCCATCATAGAGACATTCTTAAGTAAAGTACGCCTTCCTCTTAGAGCTACTAGTTCTAAGGGAAGGAGACACCACCGAGTTCTGGGACTTCTGAACTGGTTGTCTCATTTTGCTGACCCCACCGAAGCACTAGATAATGTTCTGAAATACCTCCCAAAAAAGGATCGAGAAAATGTTAAGGAACTTCTCTGCTGTTCCATGGAGGAATACCAGCAGTCCCAGGTGAAGTTGCAGGACTTCTTCCAAAATGGTACTTATGTTTGTCCAGATGCCTTGAATCTCGGTTTACCAGAATGGGTACTAGTGGCTTTATCCAAAGGCCAGCTGTCTCCTTTCATCAGTGATGCTCTGGTGCTAAGACGGACCATTCTTCAAACACAGGTAGAAAACATGCAGAGACCAAATGCCCACAAAATATCTCAGCCCATCCGGCAAGTTATCTATGGgcttcttttaaattctttgtcaCATGTAGAAAACATGTCCTGGAGTGCCTTGCCTCATCAGTCTCTAGCTTTCAGTGAAGTAGAAAGGATTCATCAAAACATCAAAACATCAATTGTTCATGCAGTAGAACTGCCTAAAGATCATGCTGATTTGAGCAAATTGACCAAG TGGTTCTCTGCCACaacattctgccatgatgtcctgtctcTCACCATGGACTCAGAGCAGCGGACTTGA